Proteins from a single region of Salipiger sp. H15:
- a CDS encoding glutamate--cysteine ligase translates to MSIPQSGGGPIEHHAQLGEYLESGIKAKDDWRIGTEHEKFGYLTDTHAPLPYDGERSIKAVLEGLRDRHGWAEVNEGGNLIGLTKDGANVSLEPGGALELSGAPLETIHQTCDEVNEHLREVKGIADEIGVGFIGLGAAPEWMHEEMPLMPKGRYKLMDAYMGKVGTTGTTMMRRTCTVQVNLDFGSELDMIKKMRVALALQPVATALFANSPFLEGKPNGMKSYRSYVWRHLDDARTGMLPFVFDESFGFESYVEYALDVPMYFVYRDGKYIDALGQSFRDFMAGRLPALPGEKPTLSDWADHLTTLFPEARMKKFIEMRGADGGPWRRLCALPAFWVGLTYDQTALDAAWDLVKGWDDETREGLRVAASEQALQAEVNGIRMHDLAAQVLDIAEAGLKSRARPGAGGLLPDETHFLNALKESIESGTVQADEMLERYEGEWGRDLSKIYAAYSY, encoded by the coding sequence ATGTCCATCCCTCAATCCGGCGGCGGGCCGATCGAGCACCATGCGCAACTCGGCGAGTATCTCGAATCCGGCATCAAGGCCAAGGATGACTGGCGCATCGGCACCGAGCACGAGAAGTTCGGCTACCTGACCGACACCCACGCGCCCCTGCCCTACGACGGCGAGCGCTCGATCAAGGCCGTTCTGGAAGGGCTGCGCGACCGCCACGGCTGGGCCGAGGTGAACGAGGGCGGCAACCTCATCGGCCTGACCAAGGACGGCGCCAACGTCTCGCTCGAGCCGGGCGGCGCGCTGGAACTGTCGGGCGCCCCGCTCGAGACCATCCACCAGACCTGCGACGAGGTGAACGAGCACCTGCGCGAGGTGAAGGGCATCGCCGACGAGATCGGCGTGGGCTTCATCGGCCTCGGCGCCGCGCCCGAATGGATGCACGAGGAAATGCCCCTCATGCCCAAGGGCCGCTACAAGCTGATGGATGCCTACATGGGCAAGGTCGGCACCACCGGCACCACCATGATGCGCCGCACCTGCACCGTGCAGGTGAACCTCGACTTCGGCTCCGAGCTCGACATGATCAAGAAGATGCGCGTGGCGCTGGCGCTGCAGCCGGTCGCCACCGCGCTCTTTGCCAATTCGCCCTTCCTCGAGGGCAAGCCGAACGGCATGAAGAGCTACCGCTCCTACGTCTGGCGCCACCTCGACGACGCGCGCACCGGCATGCTGCCCTTCGTCTTCGACGAGAGCTTCGGCTTCGAGAGCTACGTCGAGTACGCGCTCGATGTGCCGATGTATTTCGTCTACCGCGACGGCAAGTACATCGACGCGCTCGGCCAGTCCTTCCGCGACTTCATGGCCGGCCGCCTGCCCGCCCTGCCGGGCGAGAAGCCGACCCTCTCGGACTGGGCCGACCACCTGACCACGCTCTTCCCCGAGGCGCGGATGAAGAAGTTCATCGAGATGCGCGGCGCCGATGGCGGCCCGTGGCGGCGGCTCTGCGCCCTGCCCGCCTTCTGGGTGGGCCTCACCTACGACCAGACCGCGCTCGACGCCGCCTGGGACCTGGTGAAGGGCTGGGACGACGAAACCCGCGAGGGGCTGCGCGTCGCCGCCTCCGAGCAGGCGCTGCAGGCCGAGGTCAACGGCATCCGCATGCACGACCTCGCGGCGCAGGTGCTCGATATCGCCGAGGCCGGGCTCAAGTCCCGCGCCCGCCCCGGCGCCGGCGGCCTGCTGCCCGACGAGACGCATTTCCTCAACGCGCTGAAGGAAAGCATCGAGAGCGGCACGGTGCAGGCCGACGAGATGCTCGAGCGCTACGAGGGCGAGTGGGGGCGCGATCTGTCGAAGATCTACGCCGCCTACAGCTACTGA
- a CDS encoding ATP-binding protein: MADGVGAMALRPGTGAAVPRAALALELEGEASEVRAVLARVTAALRLAGIAEGPCGIVELVLAEALNNVAEHAYAGALPGWIRLRLETHPEAVRLELRDRGRPMPNLVLPLGRPKPLGAAGDLPEGGFGWYLIRRLAAEVAYRREAGENVLEMLVRLPGAGAD; the protein is encoded by the coding sequence ATGGCTGACGGGGTGGGGGCGATGGCACTGCGGCCGGGAACCGGCGCGGCGGTGCCGCGCGCGGCTCTCGCGCTGGAGCTCGAGGGCGAGGCCAGCGAGGTGCGCGCGGTCCTGGCCCGGGTGACGGCGGCGCTGCGCCTTGCCGGCATCGCCGAGGGGCCCTGCGGGATCGTCGAGCTGGTCCTCGCCGAGGCGCTGAACAACGTCGCGGAACATGCCTATGCCGGAGCCCTGCCGGGGTGGATCAGGCTGAGGCTGGAGACGCACCCCGAGGCCGTGCGGCTGGAACTGCGCGACCGGGGCCGGCCCATGCCGAATCTCGTGCTGCCGTTGGGGCGGCCGAAGCCGCTCGGCGCGGCGGGCGACCTGCCGGAGGGGGGATTCGGCTGGTACCTGATCCGCCGCCTCGCGGCGGAGGTGGCCTATCGCCGCGAGGCCGGGGAAAACGTGCTCGAGATGCTCGTCCGCCTGCCCGGGGCCGGGGCGGACTGA
- a CDS encoding STAS domain-containing protein, protein MKLVSRGTEPQVISVGEPRIDAAAAIQFKDAMREALSGTACRVILDLSQVEFIDSSGLGAIVASMKAMAPGQRLDLAGLTPMVDKVFRLTRMDTIFALYPTLEEAEAPSARAPARGAGGADG, encoded by the coding sequence ATGAAGCTGGTCAGCCGTGGAACCGAGCCGCAGGTGATCTCCGTCGGCGAGCCGCGCATCGATGCGGCGGCGGCGATCCAGTTCAAGGATGCCATGCGCGAGGCCCTGTCCGGTACCGCCTGCCGGGTGATCCTCGACCTCTCGCAGGTCGAGTTCATCGATTCCAGCGGGCTCGGGGCGATCGTCGCGTCGATGAAGGCCATGGCGCCGGGGCAGCGGCTCGACCTGGCGGGGCTCACGCCGATGGTCGACAAGGTGTTCCGCCTGACGCGGATGGACACGATCTTCGCGCTCTATCCCACGCTCGAAGAGGCGGAGGCGCCCTCCGCCCGCGCGCCTGCCCGCGGTGCCGGGGGCGCGGATGGCTGA
- a CDS encoding acetyl-CoA C-acyltransferase codes for MQDVVITGAARTAMGGFQGVLSGLSAAELGGAAIRAALSEAGRPAVDELLMGCVLPAGQGQAPARQAGFKGGLGETVPATTLNKMCGSGMKAAMMAWDRLALGHAEVMVAGGMESMTEAPYLLPKMRGGARLGHGEVVDHMFLDGLEDAYDKGRLMGTFAEDCAEAFQFTREAQDQYALASLSNALDAERSGAFENEIIPVTVHARTGEEVITRDEQPARARPEKIPHLKPAFRPGGTVTAANSSSISDGAAALVLTTLGAVERTGAVPRARILGHATHAQAPSRFPTAPIPAARKLLERIGWRLSDVDLWEVNEAFAVVPMAFMKEMGLPRDVVNVNGGACALGHPIGASGARIMVTLLNALETRGLKRGIAAICIGGGEGTAIAIERL; via the coding sequence ATGCAGGACGTTGTCATTACCGGGGCCGCGCGCACCGCGATGGGGGGATTCCAGGGGGTTCTGTCGGGGCTCAGCGCCGCCGAGCTGGGCGGGGCCGCGATCCGCGCGGCGCTCTCCGAGGCCGGCCGCCCCGCGGTAGACGAGCTGCTCATGGGCTGCGTCCTGCCCGCCGGACAGGGCCAGGCCCCCGCGCGCCAGGCGGGCTTCAAGGGGGGTCTCGGCGAGACGGTGCCGGCCACCACGCTCAACAAGATGTGCGGCTCGGGGATGAAGGCGGCGATGATGGCCTGGGACCGGCTGGCGCTCGGCCATGCCGAGGTGATGGTCGCCGGCGGCATGGAAAGCATGACCGAAGCCCCCTACCTGCTGCCCAAGATGCGCGGCGGCGCGCGGCTCGGCCACGGCGAGGTGGTCGACCACATGTTCCTCGACGGGCTCGAGGACGCCTATGACAAGGGCCGCCTCATGGGCACCTTCGCCGAGGATTGCGCCGAGGCCTTCCAGTTCACCCGCGAGGCGCAGGACCAGTACGCGCTCGCCTCGCTGTCGAACGCGCTCGACGCCGAGCGCAGCGGCGCCTTCGAGAACGAGATCATCCCGGTCACCGTGCACGCCCGTACCGGCGAGGAGGTGATCACCCGCGACGAGCAGCCCGCCCGCGCCCGGCCCGAGAAGATTCCCCACCTCAAGCCCGCCTTCCGCCCCGGCGGCACGGTGACCGCCGCCAACTCGAGCTCGATCTCCGACGGCGCCGCGGCGCTGGTGCTGACGACGCTCGGCGCGGTCGAGAGGACCGGCGCCGTGCCGCGCGCGCGCATCCTCGGCCATGCCACCCACGCCCAGGCCCCCTCGCGCTTTCCCACCGCGCCGATTCCCGCCGCGCGCAAGCTGCTCGAGCGGATCGGCTGGCGGCTCTCGGACGTCGACCTCTGGGAGGTCAACGAGGCCTTTGCCGTGGTGCCCATGGCCTTCATGAAGGAGATGGGCCTGCCGCGCGACGTGGTGAACGTGAACGGCGGCGCCTGCGCGCTCGGCCACCCGATCGGTGCCTCGGGGGCGCGGATCATGGTCACGCTGCTCAACGCGCTGGAAACCCGCGGGCTGAAGCGCGGCATCGCGGCAATCTGCATCGGCGGCGGCGAGGGCACGGCGATCGCCATAGAGCGCCTCTGA